One part of the Ancylomarina subtilis genome encodes these proteins:
- a CDS encoding winged helix-turn-helix transcriptional regulator, producing the protein MEKGYCPVDTFINFVKGKRKATIVLHLKQGTKRYKELSQLLPDISDRMLSKNLKELEEAGIINRKAYPTIPPKVEYSLTELGGQISPILKAMLKGGRLFEKRMEE; encoded by the coding sequence TTGGAAAAAGGTTACTGCCCCGTCGATACATTCATCAATTTCGTCAAAGGAAAACGAAAGGCAACCATCGTCTTACACCTCAAACAAGGCACTAAGCGTTATAAGGAATTGAGTCAGCTCCTGCCTGATATCAGCGATAGAATGCTCAGCAAAAACCTAAAGGAACTGGAAGAAGCCGGCATTATCAACAGAAAAGCCTATCCTACCATTCCACCTAAAGTTGAATACAGCTTGACCGAACTGGGGGGGCAGATCTCACCTATTTTAAAAGCCATGCTAAAAGGGGGCCGTTTGTTTGAGAAAAGAATGGAAGAATAA
- the tilS gene encoding tRNA lysidine(34) synthetase TilS — protein sequence MHRKLVRHIEKEELFNRNEKLLIAVSGGLDSVVLLHLLHKMEMDCVVAHCNFQLRGQDSDGDEDFVINLGKEYNFPVHSITFETTDYAKENGISIEMAARDLRYNWFETIRKENDCQYILTAHHADDVIETVLINLARGTGIHGLTGIKAKKGKLVRPLLPFTREEIKTYAEQNELEYREDYTNIQTDFVRNKIRHQVIPVLEEINPAIQKTMNENVRRFRDVEQIYNQDILKKRLSFVDQEEGRLLILIAGLKKLTSPVSHLYELLQPYGFHSRGIVNIIESLDSISGKMFYTENYQLLRDRDYLVLTEKGEKDFREYQLDKNDRIELGECVFESKLFDRPLEFKFSTDPHVACFDADKLTFPLKLRKWKEGDMFHPIGMKGRKKVSDYFIDNKFSLTDKENAWLLVSGEEIVWLVGHRMDDRYKITKDTLSIYQVSVG from the coding sequence ATGCATAGAAAATTAGTCCGCCATATCGAAAAAGAAGAATTGTTTAATCGAAATGAAAAGCTTTTGATTGCAGTTAGTGGAGGACTCGATTCTGTAGTTTTACTCCATCTTTTGCATAAAATGGAGATGGACTGTGTGGTGGCACATTGCAATTTTCAGTTAAGAGGTCAAGATTCGGATGGCGATGAAGATTTTGTGATAAACCTAGGGAAAGAGTACAATTTTCCGGTTCATTCCATCACCTTTGAAACGACTGATTATGCCAAGGAAAATGGAATTTCCATTGAGATGGCAGCTCGCGATTTACGTTACAATTGGTTTGAAACGATCCGAAAGGAAAATGATTGTCAGTACATACTAACGGCTCATCACGCCGATGATGTGATTGAAACGGTTTTGATCAATCTGGCTCGGGGTACGGGTATTCATGGCTTGACAGGAATAAAAGCAAAGAAAGGGAAATTGGTTCGTCCCTTATTGCCATTTACCCGAGAGGAAATCAAAACTTATGCTGAGCAAAATGAGTTGGAATATCGTGAGGATTATACCAATATTCAGACCGATTTTGTAAGGAATAAAATCCGTCATCAGGTGATTCCTGTTTTGGAAGAAATCAATCCGGCCATTCAAAAAACAATGAATGAAAATGTGCGACGATTTCGTGATGTTGAACAGATTTACAATCAGGATATTCTAAAAAAACGGTTGAGTTTTGTCGATCAGGAAGAGGGCCGTTTGTTGATCTTGATTGCCGGACTTAAAAAGTTAACGTCTCCAGTTTCTCATTTGTACGAGCTTTTACAGCCTTATGGTTTTCACTCGCGTGGGATTGTAAATATTATTGAGTCGTTGGATTCAATTTCAGGGAAAATGTTTTATACTGAAAATTATCAACTTCTTCGTGATAGAGATTATTTGGTGTTGACTGAGAAAGGAGAAAAAGATTTTCGTGAATATCAGTTAGATAAAAATGATCGCATTGAATTAGGTGAGTGCGTTTTTGAAAGTAAGTTGTTTGATCGCCCTTTGGAGTTTAAATTTTCGACGGATCCACATGTTGCATGTTTCGACGCTGATAAATTGACTTTCCCTCTGAAACTGCGTAAATGGAAGGAAGGAGATATGTTTCATCCCATTGGCATGAAAGGACGAAAAAAAGTATCCGATTATTTTATCGATAATAAATTCTCTTTAACCGATAAGGAAAATGCCTGGCTTTTGGTTTCTGGTGAGGAAATTGTTTGGCTAGTCGGTCACCGTATGGATGATCGTTATAAAATCACAAAAGACACTCTTTCTATTTATCAGGTGAGTGTTGGCTGA
- the cysN gene encoding sulfate adenylyltransferase subunit CysN: protein MSDKTSGYLDMELLRFTTAGSVDDGKSTLIGRLLYDSKAIFEDQMEAIEISSQKRGDTEVDLALLTDGLRAEREQGITIDVAYRYFATPKRKFIIADTPGHIQYTRNMVTGASTANCALILVDARNGVIEQTLRHSYIANLLQIPHLIVCINKMDLMNYSEETYENIKNEYQKVADKLNIKDVRFIPISAKFGDNVVDASENMDWYKGETLLNLLETIEIVDDRNHEDARFPVQYVIRPQSDEYHDYRGFAGRVASGVFKPGDKVKVLPSGKESTIKAIDTMTGELDMAFTPQSVTLRLNDEIDTSRGDMIVSADNVPVMEQEFDAMVCWMNERPMMAGGKYTIKHTSNETRCMVRSVNFKVDINTLEEMTDDKAIGLNDIACLKLKTAKPLFFDSYKKNRNTGSFILIDEGTNETVAAGMIR, encoded by the coding sequence ATGTCAGATAAAACATCAGGATATTTAGATATGGAGCTTTTACGTTTCACTACTGCTGGTAGTGTTGATGATGGTAAAAGTACCCTAATTGGTCGTTTGTTGTATGATAGTAAAGCCATTTTCGAAGATCAAATGGAGGCTATTGAAATTTCAAGCCAAAAACGTGGTGACACTGAGGTTGATCTTGCTTTATTGACCGATGGTTTAAGAGCCGAGCGTGAGCAGGGAATTACCATTGATGTGGCCTATCGCTATTTTGCGACACCTAAACGTAAATTTATTATTGCTGACACACCAGGTCATATTCAGTACACTCGAAATATGGTAACAGGGGCTTCTACAGCCAACTGCGCACTTATTTTGGTTGATGCTCGTAACGGTGTGATCGAACAAACGCTTCGCCATTCATATATTGCAAATCTGCTTCAAATCCCTCACCTTATTGTTTGTATCAATAAGATGGACTTGATGAATTATTCAGAAGAGACTTACGAAAATATTAAGAACGAATATCAGAAAGTAGCTGATAAATTGAATATAAAAGATGTTCGATTTATTCCTATTTCAGCCAAATTTGGTGACAATGTGGTTGATGCTTCTGAGAATATGGATTGGTACAAGGGGGAGACTTTGTTGAATTTATTGGAAACTATTGAAATTGTTGACGATAGAAATCATGAAGATGCACGTTTCCCTGTACAATATGTGATTCGTCCTCAAAGCGATGAATATCATGATTATCGTGGTTTTGCTGGTCGTGTAGCGAGTGGTGTGTTTAAACCAGGCGATAAGGTGAAAGTTTTACCATCGGGCAAAGAAAGTACAATTAAAGCCATTGATACTATGACAGGTGAATTGGATATGGCTTTTACGCCTCAATCTGTCACCTTAAGATTGAATGACGAAATCGATACCTCAAGAGGAGATATGATTGTATCTGCAGATAATGTTCCTGTTATGGAGCAAGAATTCGATGCAATGGTATGTTGGATGAATGAGCGTCCGATGATGGCAGGTGGTAAATATACCATTAAGCATACCTCAAATGAAACGCGTTGTATGGTTCGTAGTGTAAATTTCAAAGTTGATATTAATACTTTGGAAGAAATGACGGATGATAAAGCAATTGGTTTAAATGATATTGCGTGTTTAAAACTTAAGACAGCTAAGCCGTTGTTTTTTGATTCGTATAAGAAAAACCGCAACACGGGAAGTTTCATTTTAATTGATGAAGGAACTAACGAGACAGTTGCAGCTGGAATGATTAGATAG
- the cysD gene encoding sulfate adenylyltransferase subunit CysD → MNEYNINHLRELEAESIYVIREVAAQFENPVMLFSGGKDSIIMFHLARKAFAPAKVPFALMHVDTGHNFPETIEFRDELMEETGTRIIVRYVQDSIDQGRAMEESGYNASRNKLQTVTLLDGLEELNVDCAMGGGRRDEEKARAKERFFSHRDEFGQWDPKNQRPELWNLFNGKKNMGEHFRVFPISNWTEMDVWQYIYLENIKIPNLYFSHEREVFQRNGTLLAKSDCIPMRDTEIVEKRIVRFRTIGDATCTGAVESQANCLEDIIEEVAATRTTERGTRADDKRSEAAMEDRKKEGYF, encoded by the coding sequence ATGAATGAATACAATATAAATCACTTAAGAGAACTGGAGGCTGAATCGATTTATGTGATTCGTGAAGTTGCAGCTCAATTCGAGAATCCCGTGATGTTATTTTCGGGAGGAAAGGATTCTATCATCATGTTTCATTTAGCGCGTAAAGCTTTTGCTCCGGCAAAAGTGCCTTTTGCTTTAATGCATGTTGATACAGGCCACAATTTCCCTGAAACGATTGAATTTCGTGATGAGTTAATGGAGGAAACAGGTACACGAATTATTGTTCGATATGTGCAAGATTCTATTGATCAGGGACGTGCAATGGAAGAGTCTGGCTATAATGCAAGTCGAAATAAATTACAAACAGTCACCTTGCTTGATGGTCTTGAAGAATTAAATGTGGATTGTGCAATGGGGGGCGGTCGTCGTGACGAAGAGAAAGCTCGTGCAAAAGAGCGTTTCTTCTCTCATCGTGATGAGTTTGGTCAGTGGGATCCTAAAAATCAGAGACCAGAGCTTTGGAACCTATTCAATGGCAAAAAGAATATGGGTGAGCACTTCAGAGTTTTCCCTATTTCGAATTGGACTGAGATGGATGTATGGCAATACATTTATTTAGAAAATATCAAGATTCCTAATTTGTATTTCTCTCACGAACGTGAAGTTTTCCAGCGTAATGGAACTCTGTTGGCAAAGTCTGATTGTATTCCTATGCGCGACACTGAGATCGTTGAAAAGCGTATCGTACGTTTCAGAACCATTGGTGATGCAACCTGTACTGGTGCTGTGGAGTCACAAGCGAATTGCCTTGAAGATATTATCGAGGAGGTTGCTGCAACAAGAACAACAGAGCGTGGAACACGTGCTGATGACAAACGTTCTGAAGCCGCTATGGAAGATCGTAAAAAAGAAGGGTACTTTTAA
- the proS gene encoding proline--tRNA ligase yields MAKVLTSRSENYSQWYNDLVIKADLAENSAVRGCMVIKPYGYAIWEKIQAVLDGKFKDTGHQNAYFPLLIPKSFLSKEADHVEGFAKECAVVTHYRLKNDPNGKGVIVDPEARLEEELIIRPTSETIIWNTYKNWIQSYRDLPILVNQWANVMRWEMRTRLFLRTAEFLWQEGHTAHATEKEALAETEQMINVYGDFAEGWMAVPVLKGRKTESERFAGALDTYCIEALMQDGKALQAGTSHFLGQNFAKAFDVKFTNKEGKEDYVWATSWGVSTRLMGALVMAHSDDHGLVLPPKLAPIQVVIVPIYRKEEELAKLAEVIDPIVAKLKAKGISVKFDDSDNRKPGWKFAEYELKGVPVRLAMGARDLENGTVELARRDILTKETVAVDGVEDLIENLLEEIQNNIFQKALDFRTEKTTKVDTYDEFKELLETKTGFFLAHWDGTAETEEKIKNETKATIRCIPFDNEQEEGVCMVTGKPSTQRVVFAKSY; encoded by the coding sequence ATGGCAAAAGTTTTAACCAGTAGAAGCGAAAATTATTCGCAATGGTATAACGATCTAGTAATTAAGGCAGATCTTGCAGAAAATTCTGCAGTTCGAGGTTGTATGGTGATTAAACCCTATGGCTATGCTATTTGGGAAAAAATACAGGCAGTACTTGATGGAAAGTTTAAGGACACAGGACATCAGAATGCTTATTTCCCTCTTTTAATTCCTAAGTCATTTCTAAGTAAGGAGGCTGATCACGTTGAAGGTTTCGCAAAAGAATGTGCAGTTGTAACCCATTATCGTTTGAAGAACGATCCCAATGGGAAAGGTGTTATTGTTGATCCCGAGGCTCGTTTGGAAGAGGAATTGATTATTCGTCCAACTTCAGAGACAATTATTTGGAATACCTATAAAAATTGGATTCAATCATATCGCGACTTGCCTATTTTAGTTAATCAATGGGCAAATGTGATGCGATGGGAAATGCGTACACGTTTGTTTTTACGTACTGCAGAATTTTTATGGCAAGAAGGCCATACTGCTCATGCTACTGAGAAGGAAGCTTTGGCTGAAACCGAGCAGATGATCAATGTTTATGGTGATTTTGCAGAAGGTTGGATGGCCGTTCCTGTTTTGAAAGGGAGAAAGACTGAATCTGAGCGGTTTGCGGGTGCTCTTGATACCTATTGTATTGAGGCTCTAATGCAGGATGGTAAGGCACTTCAGGCTGGAACGTCACACTTTTTAGGACAAAATTTTGCAAAGGCTTTTGATGTTAAGTTTACAAACAAAGAGGGTAAGGAAGATTATGTTTGGGCAACTTCATGGGGAGTATCAACTCGATTGATGGGAGCTTTGGTAATGGCTCACTCTGATGATCATGGTTTGGTATTGCCTCCAAAATTGGCTCCAATTCAGGTTGTGATTGTACCAATTTACCGTAAAGAAGAAGAATTGGCTAAGCTGGCAGAGGTGATTGATCCTATTGTGGCTAAACTTAAAGCGAAAGGAATTTCTGTTAAATTTGATGATAGTGATAACCGTAAGCCAGGCTGGAAATTTGCAGAGTATGAATTGAAAGGTGTACCTGTGCGTTTGGCTATGGGTGCTCGCGATCTTGAGAATGGAACGGTTGAGTTAGCTCGTCGTGATATCTTAACTAAAGAAACTGTTGCTGTTGATGGCGTTGAGGATTTAATTGAAAATCTTCTTGAAGAAATTCAGAATAACATTTTCCAAAAAGCACTTGATTTCAGAACAGAGAAGACAACTAAGGTTGATACTTATGATGAGTTTAAGGAGTTATTGGAAACTAAAACTGGATTTTTCTTAGCACACTGGGATGGTACAGCAGAAACTGAAGAAAAAATTAAGAATGAAACTAAAGCAACAATTCGTTGTATCCCTTTTGATAATGAGCAGGAAGAAGGTGTTTGTATGGTAACAGGTAAGCCATCGACTCAACGTGTTGTATTTGCCAAATCATATTAA
- the pabB gene encoding aminodeoxychorismate synthase component I, whose protein sequence is MRKILSFQISDTNRFKQQLLIWSKPFKRFAVLDSHDVNQKANSKKEYNSYELLAGIAALQEIQVEANCFETLRQTYDKNQDWWFGFMTYDLKNELEDLKSENFDGVKMPALHFFQPRWVLALKESHLEVHYFEKENSAEEVEELIHQIIETEIEDPKASLVPNIKHRISKQEYLDAVNALKEHIRLGDIYEVNFCQEFYAEHCKIDPLETYRSLRQVSPTPYSCYYALGDKFLLSASPERYIKKQGSKIISQPIKGTAKRGANPEEDKQIKEFLYTDPKERAENIMIVDLVRNDLSRTAAKGTVKVEELCGIYTFPQVHQMISTVVSELRDDAHFVDCIKHSFPMGSMTGAPKVRAMKLIEKYEVTKRGLFSAAVGYITPEADFDFNVVIRSIQYNAKDDYLSFMVGGAITMQSEPEKEYQECLLKAKAIKQVLGND, encoded by the coding sequence ATGCGTAAAATTTTAAGTTTTCAGATATCGGATACCAATCGGTTTAAGCAGCAGTTGTTGATTTGGAGCAAGCCATTTAAAAGGTTTGCTGTTCTCGATAGTCATGATGTGAATCAAAAAGCCAATTCGAAAAAGGAATACAATTCATACGAGTTATTGGCTGGAATAGCTGCTTTGCAGGAGATCCAGGTTGAGGCGAATTGTTTTGAGACTTTGAGGCAGACTTACGATAAGAATCAGGATTGGTGGTTTGGTTTTATGACCTATGATCTGAAAAATGAATTGGAAGATTTAAAGTCTGAGAATTTTGACGGAGTGAAAATGCCGGCTCTTCATTTTTTTCAGCCGCGTTGGGTTTTGGCTTTGAAAGAATCCCATCTTGAAGTTCATTATTTTGAAAAAGAGAATTCTGCTGAAGAGGTGGAGGAGCTTATTCATCAAATTATTGAAACGGAAATTGAGGATCCGAAAGCCTCATTGGTGCCCAATATAAAACATCGCATAAGCAAACAGGAATATTTAGATGCCGTGAATGCATTAAAAGAGCATATCCGTTTAGGTGATATTTATGAGGTTAATTTTTGTCAGGAATTTTATGCTGAACACTGCAAAATAGATCCTTTGGAAACTTATCGAAGTTTAAGACAGGTTTCTCCTACACCTTATTCATGTTATTATGCCTTGGGAGATAAGTTCCTGCTGTCGGCATCACCGGAACGATACATCAAAAAGCAAGGATCAAAGATTATATCTCAACCCATTAAGGGCACAGCTAAAAGAGGTGCAAATCCAGAGGAGGATAAGCAGATTAAGGAGTTTTTATATACCGATCCAAAGGAGCGAGCAGAGAATATCATGATTGTGGATTTGGTTCGTAATGATTTATCCAGAACAGCTGCAAAAGGGACTGTGAAAGTCGAGGAATTGTGTGGTATTTATACTTTTCCTCAGGTGCATCAAATGATCTCAACTGTGGTGTCGGAATTGCGTGACGATGCTCATTTTGTCGATTGTATCAAACACAGTTTTCCTATGGGATCGATGACGGGGGCGCCAAAGGTTCGTGCCATGAAATTGATTGAGAAGTATGAAGTGACCAAACGCGGCCTTTTTTCTGCGGCTGTGGGATATATTACCCCCGAAGCTGACTTTGATTTTAATGTTGTGATTCGTAGCATACAATATAACGCCAAAGATGATTATCTTTCCTTCATGGTTGGAGGTGCCATCACCATGCAATCTGAACCTGAAAAGGAATACCAGGAATGTCTGCTGAAAGCGAAGGCAATTAAGCAGGTGCTGGGAAATGACTAG
- a CDS encoding YhdH/YhfP family quinone oxidoreductase, with protein MESTKTFKALRVNEEDGKYSRRIEERQLSDLPEGDVLVRVSYSSLNFKDALSCIGNKGVTRNYPHTPGIDASGIVEASSDSRFQVGDEVIVTSYDLGMNTDGGFSEYIRVPADWVVRKPKNLSLKQAMVHGTAGFTAGLSVYRLLAAGQTPEMGPVVVTGALGGVGAVAVCILNHLGFEVIAATSDLSDGEETLKKLGASSRIDKTETDDQSGRPMLRPKWAGAIDVVGGNVLSTLLKACQPMGNVTCCGNIGSGDLNGTVYPFILKGISLIGIDSQNCPMALRQKVWDKLADEWQCENLADVITECSLEELDSYIDKMIDKKSRGRVIVKL; from the coding sequence ATGGAATCGACAAAAACTTTTAAAGCCTTACGTGTAAACGAAGAGGATGGAAAATATAGTAGAAGAATTGAAGAACGTCAGTTGTCTGATTTGCCTGAAGGCGATGTGCTTGTGCGTGTCAGCTATTCATCATTAAATTTTAAGGATGCTCTTTCTTGTATTGGTAATAAAGGGGTGACTCGTAATTATCCTCACACACCAGGGATTGATGCTTCGGGTATTGTCGAGGCTTCTTCTGATTCCCGATTTCAAGTTGGTGATGAGGTGATTGTAACTTCTTATGATTTAGGGATGAATACCGATGGCGGATTTAGTGAATACATTCGTGTTCCTGCTGATTGGGTTGTACGCAAACCTAAGAATTTAAGCTTGAAACAAGCTATGGTACACGGAACTGCTGGTTTTACAGCTGGTTTATCGGTTTATCGCTTGTTGGCTGCAGGACAAACACCTGAAATGGGGCCTGTTGTTGTTACCGGGGCTTTAGGAGGTGTTGGCGCTGTTGCCGTTTGTATCTTAAATCACTTGGGTTTTGAGGTGATTGCTGCAACATCTGATTTGAGTGATGGTGAAGAGACGCTTAAGAAATTGGGTGCAAGCAGTAGAATTGATAAGACCGAAACCGATGATCAATCGGGACGACCTATGTTGCGACCAAAGTGGGCTGGTGCTATCGATGTGGTAGGCGGGAATGTGCTTTCGACACTTTTAAAAGCTTGTCAGCCTATGGGAAATGTAACCTGTTGTGGTAATATTGGATCAGGTGATTTGAATGGAACAGTTTATCCTTTTATTTTAAAAGGCATTAGTCTGATTGGTATCGATTCTCAAAATTGTCCCATGGCATTACGTCAGAAAGTTTGGGATAAGTTGGCTGATGAATGGCAGTGTGAAAACCTGGCAGACGTAATTACTGAGTGCAGTCTTGAAGAGTTGGACAGCTATATCGATAAAATGATCGACAAGAAAAGTCGAGGCCGTGTGATTGTGAAATTGTAA
- the pepT gene encoding peptidase T: MTAVVDKFIKYVQFDTESDTQTGLTPSTPGQMVLAKELAKELEEMGMSQVSVDENGYVMAVLPSNMDKEIPTVGFVSHMDTSPDFTGKHVKPQFVENYDGGDIVLNKEQNIVMKVADFPDLKMYKGQTLITTDGTTLLGADDKAGVAEIMTAVEYLINHPEIKHGAVHVGFTPDEEIGQGADFFNVEKFGADFAYTLDGGEIGELQFENFNAAYAEVSFKGRNVHPGMAKDKMINSMNIVQEFRSHLPKDEVPEKTENYEGFYHLLGIEGSVENSKLQYIIRDFDMDAYNARKNKFEIICKDLRAKYGKENVTLQMKDQYFNMREKIEPVKYIVDIAEQAMKDVGVTPKVVPIRGGTDGSRLSYMGLPCPNIFAGGHNFHGRFEYVPVDSMQKAVDVILKVVDLIAKR; encoded by the coding sequence ATGACTGCAGTAGTAGATAAATTTATAAAATACGTTCAGTTTGATACTGAATCTGATACACAAACAGGTTTAACACCAAGTACTCCCGGACAAATGGTTTTGGCTAAAGAATTGGCTAAGGAGCTTGAAGAGATGGGTATGAGCCAGGTCTCAGTAGATGAGAATGGGTATGTAATGGCTGTTTTGCCATCGAATATGGACAAGGAAATTCCTACTGTAGGCTTTGTGTCGCACATGGATACCAGCCCTGATTTTACGGGAAAACATGTAAAACCTCAGTTTGTTGAAAACTACGATGGAGGCGATATCGTTTTGAACAAGGAGCAAAATATTGTGATGAAGGTGGCGGATTTCCCGGATCTAAAAATGTATAAAGGACAAACTCTAATCACAACTGATGGAACAACACTTTTGGGTGCTGATGATAAAGCCGGAGTTGCTGAGATTATGACGGCAGTTGAATATCTGATTAATCATCCGGAAATTAAACACGGTGCCGTTCATGTTGGTTTCACACCCGATGAGGAGATTGGTCAGGGAGCTGATTTTTTCAATGTGGAAAAATTTGGTGCAGATTTCGCATATACGCTTGATGGAGGTGAAATAGGGGAGTTGCAATTCGAAAATTTCAATGCAGCCTATGCCGAAGTTTCATTTAAAGGGCGTAATGTCCATCCAGGAATGGCTAAGGATAAGATGATTAATTCGATGAATATTGTTCAGGAATTCAGATCACACCTACCAAAGGATGAGGTGCCTGAAAAAACCGAAAATTACGAAGGATTTTATCACCTGTTGGGGATTGAAGGAAGCGTCGAGAATTCAAAACTTCAATACATCATCCGTGATTTTGATATGGATGCTTACAATGCGCGTAAAAACAAATTTGAAATCATTTGTAAAGATTTACGAGCGAAGTACGGTAAAGAAAATGTGACACTTCAAATGAAGGACCAGTATTTTAATATGCGCGAGAAAATTGAGCCAGTTAAGTATATTGTTGACATTGCAGAGCAGGCTATGAAAGATGTGGGTGTCACGCCTAAAGTGGTTCCAATTCGTGGCGGTACTGATGGTAGCCGTTTATCGTATATGGGCTTGCCTTGTCCTAATATTTTTGCAGGGGGGCACAATTTCCATGGTCGATTCGAATATGTTCCGGTTGACTCTATGCAGAAAGCCGTTGATGTTATCTTAAAAGTGGTTGACCTAATCGCTAAGCGATAA
- a CDS encoding OmpP1/FadL family transporter — protein sequence MKRYITLLFLTVFSGILYAQTADDALRYSQQHYTGTARSTAMGGAFGALGGDFSSIGINPAGLAVYQSSEFTFSPTMEMRKSTSGNLNDDKFTFGISNIGYVATFKPRITSKDGWQNFNFGIGYNRINNFRKSSISQISASESSMLDVFEANADGLTENQLNSTERLAYETYLLNPQDENPLDYDLPIFPGEKMNQRKTIEERGHMGEFNIALGANYAHKLYLGATLGIQSINYKSTARFTESTLSSSASDLNDYYLEEYVKTTGVGANLKLGLIYKPNQNIRLGASLHTPTFFSMEDEFQNEIASHFKTEDLDGYSNYRDRTRLSSYTYKYRTPMKFTLSGAVVLSKKALISLDYEFIDYSNAKFSDGEDDFDFNGTTEFPEANDIIKSSYESVGNLRAGLEYRVSSAFSLRGGFANYGNPYKSSAVDESYNVYSAGFGIRQGNFFFDAAYSYSNKDEAYLYYSSQDLDGNLISSERVNLEDENHQVRLTFGFKF from the coding sequence ATGAAAAGATATATCACATTATTATTCCTTACAGTCTTTTCTGGAATATTATACGCCCAAACGGCAGATGATGCTCTGCGATATTCTCAACAGCATTATACCGGAACCGCACGATCAACAGCAATGGGAGGTGCCTTTGGAGCCCTAGGTGGTGATTTTTCGAGCATTGGAATCAATCCCGCCGGATTGGCTGTCTACCAAAGCTCTGAATTCACTTTCTCGCCTACAATGGAAATGAGAAAAAGCACCAGTGGTAATTTAAACGATGACAAATTCACTTTTGGAATTAGCAATATTGGTTATGTAGCCACTTTTAAACCGAGAATAACATCTAAAGATGGCTGGCAAAATTTCAACTTTGGAATTGGTTACAATCGCATCAATAATTTTAGAAAGTCTTCCATCTCTCAAATTTCAGCATCTGAAAGCAGCATGCTTGATGTTTTTGAAGCAAATGCAGATGGATTAACTGAAAACCAATTAAACTCAACGGAAAGACTAGCTTACGAAACTTACTTATTGAATCCACAAGATGAAAACCCTCTAGACTATGATCTTCCTATCTTTCCTGGTGAAAAAATGAACCAAAGAAAAACTATAGAAGAAAGAGGACATATGGGTGAATTCAACATTGCTTTAGGAGCCAACTATGCTCACAAGCTTTATCTGGGAGCTACTCTTGGTATTCAAAGTATCAATTACAAATCAACTGCTCGTTTTACTGAAAGTACTTTAAGCAGTAGTGCATCAGATTTAAACGATTACTATCTTGAAGAATATGTAAAAACAACTGGTGTTGGTGCTAATCTTAAATTAGGTCTTATTTACAAACCCAATCAAAACATCCGATTAGGTGCTTCGCTTCATACACCAACCTTCTTCTCAATGGAAGATGAGTTCCAAAATGAAATAGCATCTCATTTTAAAACTGAAGATCTTGATGGTTATTCGAACTATCGTGACAGAACTCGACTATCAAGCTACACCTACAAATACCGCACGCCCATGAAATTTACTTTAAGTGGTGCAGTTGTATTATCCAAGAAAGCCCTTATCAGTCTGGACTACGAGTTTATCGATTATTCAAACGCTAAATTCTCGGATGGTGAGGATGATTTTGATTTCAATGGAACTACCGAATTTCCAGAAGCAAACGATATCATTAAATCATCTTACGAGAGTGTAGGAAACTTAAGAGCTGGTTTAGAATACCGAGTTTCATCAGCATTTAGCTTAAGAGGTGGATTTGCAAACTATGGAAATCCTTACAAGTCTAGTGCTGTCGACGAATCCTACAATGTTTATTCTGCTGGTTTTGGTATTCGTCAGGGAAATTTCTTTTTCGATGCTGCTTATAGTTACTCAAATAAAGATGAAGCATATTTATACTACAGCTCTCAAGATTTAGATGGGAATCTAATCTCTTCAGAAAGAGTAAACCTCGAAGATGAAAATCATCAGGTTAGATTAACTTTTGGATTCAAATTTTAA